In a genomic window of Sulfurimonas denitrificans DSM 1251:
- a CDS encoding manganese-dependent inorganic pyrophosphatase has protein sequence MSTYIFGHTNPDSDSIVGAISLAYLKNKLGEDCIATRQGKISPESEFILKKFGIKAPELKTSYAGESVYLVDFSDLAQAPHDIKEATILGIVDHHKLGDITTDTPLECWIRPIGCSNTIVKEMYDYHKVEIPKEIAGMMMCAILSDTVIFKSPTCTKADTKAVKELSAICGIDDYKALAMEMFIAKSAVDGASARNLNTRDYKAFDMNGTRVGVGQLEMVDISVLESRVGELFADMKLMKEEDGLHTILILLTDIMKEGSQLLALSDDISKVEAAFKIKLQDNQAWLDGVLSRKKQVIPFLQPQF, from the coding sequence TGGTGAAGATTGTATAGCAACAAGACAAGGTAAAATCTCTCCAGAGAGTGAGTTTATACTTAAGAAATTTGGAATAAAAGCACCTGAACTTAAAACTTCTTATGCTGGTGAGAGCGTTTATTTAGTTGATTTCTCAGATCTCGCTCAAGCTCCTCACGATATAAAAGAGGCGACTATTTTGGGAATAGTAGATCATCATAAGCTAGGTGACATTACAACCGATACACCTCTAGAGTGCTGGATTCGTCCAATAGGATGCTCAAACACTATAGTAAAAGAGATGTATGATTATCATAAAGTTGAAATCCCAAAAGAGATAGCAGGGATGATGATGTGCGCAATTTTAAGTGATACAGTTATTTTCAAATCTCCTACATGTACAAAAGCAGATACAAAAGCTGTAAAAGAGTTATCTGCTATTTGCGGGATTGATGATTATAAAGCTTTGGCTATGGAGATGTTTATAGCAAAATCTGCAGTTGATGGCGCTAGTGCTAGAAATTTAAACACAAGAGACTATAAAGCTTTTGATATGAACGGAACTAGAGTTGGAGTTGGGCAACTTGAGATGGTTGATATTTCAGTTTTAGAGAGTAGAGTTGGCGAGCTTTTTGCTGATATGAAACTTATGAAAGAAGAGGATGGACTTCATACGATACTTATTCTCTTAACAGACATCATGAAAGAGGGCTCACAGCTTTTAGCACTTAGTGATGATATAAGTAAAGTAGAAGCTGCATTTAAGATTAAGCTTCAAGATAATCAAGCATGGCTAGATGGAGTTCTTAGTCGTAAGAAACAAGTTATTCCATTTCTTCAACCGCAATTTTAA